A region of Asticcacaulis excentricus DNA encodes the following proteins:
- a CDS encoding VOC family protein gives MTTVKRLDHFNIQTHDMAGTIAFYADLLNLEARTAPERDPADRMWLYDSGDRAVIHLNRFGTDNTIPREVVPGNPTGAIHHIAFECDGYEETVDKLKVMGLHYATNDIARISLRQIFVADPNNVLLELNFRG, from the coding sequence ATGACCACTGTAAAACGCCTCGACCACTTCAATATCCAAACCCACGACATGGCGGGCACCATCGCCTTCTATGCCGATCTGTTGAACCTTGAGGCACGTACGGCGCCGGAGCGCGACCCGGCGGACCGCATGTGGCTTTACGACTCCGGTGACCGTGCCGTGATCCACCTAAACCGTTTTGGCACCGACAACACCATCCCGCGTGAAGTGGTGCCCGGTAACCCGACCGGGGCGATCCACCATATCGCTTTTGAGTGCGACGGCTATGAGGAGACCGTAGATAAACTTAAGGTTATGGGACTCCACTACGCCACCAATGATATTGCGCGTATATCTTTGCGACAAATATTTGTCGCCGATCCGAACAATGTTCTTCTGGAGCTCAATTTTCGCGGGTAA
- a CDS encoding M28 family peptidase, with protein MKRTLICLGLIASFAASGALAQVSGGIDGARISQDVKVLASDAFEGRAPGTAGEAKTIAWLSERFKALGLEPGGENGSYLQTVPLTHTRLSPPSLLNLRTAAGTQPLTHEQDIYLATARPVERLSVKDLPMVFVGYGVKAPERQRDDFKGADLKGKIAVFLINDPDFEAAADESVAGRFGGRAMTWYGRWVYKYEIAARLGAAGALIIHDTPGAGYGWSTVTAPHSEVFDVVRQPDALQAVPFQGWLNGAAAADLFGKAGLDLKALRVAARRDDFKPVAIGDARLSIEAAVKSDQVQSHNVIARLPGKSRPDESILYGAHWDAYGIGPADAQGRTLRPGANDDGLGTAAVLEVARQFVQGPRPDRSVVFALWTAEERGLLGSETYASRPTYPLETTVANITLDVLQTAGKAKDMVLIGMGQNDLEDRLATLAQTQGRTLTPDSAPERGLFYRADHFSVAKRGVPTLLIMGLGGGADLVKGGRAAGERWVADYTANCYHKTCDAWSADWDLSGAVEDIDLAYRLGRDLAHSRDWPQWKAGSEFRPVRDKSAGVRK; from the coding sequence ATGAAACGCACGCTGATCTGTCTCGGACTGATCGCCAGCTTCGCCGCCAGTGGGGCGTTGGCGCAGGTGTCTGGCGGTATAGACGGCGCGCGGATTTCGCAGGACGTAAAAGTGCTGGCCTCCGATGCTTTTGAAGGGCGCGCCCCCGGTACAGCCGGCGAAGCCAAGACCATCGCCTGGCTGAGCGAACGCTTCAAGGCGCTGGGCCTTGAGCCCGGTGGTGAAAACGGCAGCTATCTTCAGACCGTGCCACTGACCCATACGCGCCTGTCGCCGCCTTCGCTGTTGAACCTGCGCACGGCCGCAGGTACGCAGCCCCTCACCCACGAACAAGACATCTATCTGGCCACAGCCCGCCCGGTCGAGCGCCTGTCGGTCAAGGACCTGCCTATGGTCTTTGTCGGCTATGGCGTGAAGGCCCCGGAGCGTCAGCGCGACGATTTCAAGGGCGCGGACCTCAAAGGCAAGATCGCCGTCTTCCTGATCAATGATCCGGATTTCGAAGCCGCCGCCGATGAGTCGGTGGCGGGGCGTTTCGGCGGCCGGGCCATGACCTGGTACGGGCGCTGGGTCTATAAGTATGAGATTGCCGCGCGTCTGGGGGCCGCCGGCGCCCTGATCATCCACGATACGCCGGGCGCGGGCTATGGCTGGAGCACGGTCACCGCCCCGCATTCCGAAGTCTTCGACGTGGTGCGCCAACCCGATGCGCTTCAGGCCGTGCCGTTTCAGGGCTGGCTGAACGGCGCAGCGGCCGCGGACCTGTTTGGCAAAGCCGGGCTGGACCTCAAAGCCTTGCGTGTGGCGGCGCGTCGGGATGATTTCAAGCCGGTCGCCATCGGGGATGCGCGCCTGTCGATCGAGGCCGCGGTCAAGAGTGATCAGGTGCAGAGCCATAACGTCATCGCCCGCCTGCCTGGCAAAAGCCGCCCGGACGAGTCGATCCTGTACGGCGCGCACTGGGACGCCTATGGCATAGGTCCGGCGGACGCGCAGGGTCGCACCCTCCGCCCCGGTGCCAATGATGACGGGCTGGGGACCGCCGCCGTGCTGGAAGTCGCCCGTCAGTTTGTGCAGGGACCAAGGCCTGACCGCAGCGTCGTCTTTGCGCTATGGACCGCCGAAGAACGCGGCCTGCTGGGCTCGGAAACCTATGCCAGCCGCCCGACCTATCCGCTGGAAACCACGGTCGCCAATATCACGCTGGACGTGCTGCAAACGGCAGGCAAGGCAAAGGATATGGTGTTGATCGGCATGGGTCAGAACGATCTGGAAGACCGTCTGGCGACGCTGGCGCAGACTCAGGGGCGCACCCTGACCCCGGATTCCGCTCCCGAACGCGGTCTGTTCTATCGCGCCGACCACTTTTCGGTGGCCAAGCGCGGCGTGCCCACCCTGCTGATCATGGGACTGGGCGGCGGGGCCGATCTGGTCAAGGGTGGACGCGCCGCCGGAGAGCGCTGGGTCGCCGACTATACGGCCAACTGCTATCACAAGACCTGCGATGCGTGGAGCGCCGACTGGGACCTCAGCGGCGCGGTCGAAGATATCGACCTCGCCTACCGGTTGGGGCGTGATCTGGCCCATAGCCGCGACTGGCCACAATGGAAGGCGGGCTCGGAATTCCGCCCTGTGCGGGACAAGAGCGCCGGTGTGCGGAAGTAG
- a CDS encoding BrnA antitoxin family protein gives MKSTVSKVVRYELDIDNPPPLTDQQRAELKALSERPDSDIDYSDIPPLTDDFFKNAVRGRFYKPVKQQATVRIDADVLDWLKASGRGYQTRLNAILRKEMLADLKRR, from the coding sequence ATGAAATCAACCGTTTCCAAAGTCGTCAGATATGAACTGGATATCGACAATCCTCCGCCGCTCACAGATCAACAAAGGGCCGAACTCAAAGCCCTCTCCGAGCGTCCGGACAGTGACATCGACTATAGCGACATCCCGCCACTGACCGACGACTTTTTCAAAAACGCTGTGCGTGGCCGCTTTTACAAACCCGTCAAACAGCAGGCGACGGTTCGCATTGATGCCGATGTGCTCGATTGGCTGAAAGCGTCCGGCAGGGGGTATCAGACCCGCTTGAATGCCATTCTCCGCAAGGAAATGCTGGCCGATCTGAAACGACGCTAA
- a CDS encoding BrnT family toxin, whose protein sequence is MTRLRFEWDDAKALSNKRKHGISFALATRVFLDPDVLTKLDRITDY, encoded by the coding sequence ATGACCAGGCTACGCTTCGAATGGGATGACGCCAAGGCTCTGTCGAATAAGCGCAAGCACGGGATCAGCTTTGCCTTGGCGACCCGCGTTTTTCTTGATCCGGACGTTCTTACAAAACTGGATCGCATCACGGATTACTAA
- the polA gene encoding DNA polymerase I yields MSPKRLVLIDGSGYIFRAYHGLPPLTRKSDGLPVGAVSGFCNMLYKLIKENRGDDAPSHLAVIFDAGAHTFRNDLYDQYKAHRPPPPEDLIPQFPLIRQATKAFGIHNVELLGFEADDLICTYARLAVEQGFEVTIISSDKDLMQLVNDHVSMLDPVKGTHVGREQVIEKFGVPPELVVDAQALIGDSTDNVPGAPGIGIKTAAQLILEYGSLDALLERAHEIKQPKRREALTDFRDQILMSRELVRLRCDVPPPCPIEEFALKDPNAAELGAFLAEMEFTSLARRVGGSLATLETAQATPRDLTAPVSKPLFGTTTQVSAPRPATPEALLTPVDYSAYQCVQDIEALKAYLAQCRAAGVFAVDTETDSLSATASGLVGVSLSCAPGSGVYIPLAHQSDDGGLALSGDELKQIALGEALAELKPLLEDPTVLKVGQNIKYDLSVFARYGIRVAPYDDTLLISYVLEGGLHGHGMDELSELHLGHTPIPFKQVAGTGKSAKSFKFVDLKPATEYAAEDADITLRLWHVLKPQLAQKRLLTVYETLERAMPTVLSDMELAGVRIDPQVLRLLSQDFGVRMGEIEAEAHTVAGHPFNLNSPQQLGAIFFDEMALPGGKKTATGQWATDVKVLEEIAEKGTHDQGQRLARLLLDYRQMAKLKGTYTDALVEYADPKTHRIHTSYQLASTTTGRLSSNEPNLQNIPIRTPEGRKIRTAFVARPGHKLISADYSQIELRLLAHIGDIGQLKKAFQDGIDIHALTASEMFGVPVEGMPSEVRRRAKAINFGIIYGISAFGLGNQLGIDNQEAGRYIKTYFERFPGIKAYMDAAKDQVKATGYVETIFGRRIHIPDIHAKSAGQRAFAERAAINAPIQGTAADIIRRAMIRMPGALEAAGLTTTMLLQVHDELIFEAPEAEVEAAKAVIVKVMKHAALPALDISVPLEVEAKAADNWDEAH; encoded by the coding sequence ATGTCCCCCAAACGCCTCGTCCTGATCGACGGTTCCGGCTATATCTTCCGCGCCTATCACGGCCTGCCGCCCCTGACGCGCAAGTCCGATGGCCTGCCGGTCGGGGCCGTGTCGGGCTTTTGCAACATGCTGTATAAGCTCATCAAAGAGAACCGCGGTGACGATGCGCCGTCGCATCTGGCGGTTATTTTTGACGCCGGGGCGCACACCTTCCGCAACGACCTCTATGATCAGTATAAGGCGCACCGCCCGCCGCCCCCCGAAGACCTGATCCCGCAATTCCCCCTGATCCGTCAGGCGACGAAGGCCTTTGGCATCCACAATGTCGAGCTTCTGGGCTTTGAAGCCGATGACCTGATCTGCACCTATGCCCGTCTGGCCGTCGAGCAGGGCTTTGAAGTCACCATCATCTCGTCCGACAAGGACCTGATGCAACTGGTCAACGATCACGTTTCCATGCTCGATCCGGTCAAGGGCACGCACGTGGGGCGCGAGCAGGTGATCGAAAAGTTCGGCGTGCCGCCGGAGCTGGTCGTCGATGCGCAGGCCCTGATCGGCGATTCCACCGATAACGTCCCCGGTGCGCCCGGCATCGGCATCAAGACCGCGGCTCAGCTTATCCTCGAATACGGCTCGCTCGATGCCTTGCTTGAGCGTGCGCATGAGATCAAACAACCCAAGCGCCGCGAGGCCCTGACCGACTTCCGCGATCAGATCCTGATGTCGCGTGAGCTGGTGCGTCTGCGCTGTGATGTGCCGCCGCCGTGCCCCATCGAGGAATTTGCTCTGAAAGACCCCAATGCGGCCGAACTGGGGGCGTTTCTGGCCGAGATGGAGTTCACCTCTCTGGCGCGTCGCGTCGGTGGGTCGCTGGCGACGCTCGAAACGGCACAGGCCACCCCGCGCGACCTCACGGCGCCTGTGTCCAAGCCCCTGTTCGGCACCACGACTCAGGTGAGCGCGCCGCGCCCGGCCACCCCTGAAGCGCTGCTGACGCCGGTCGATTACAGCGCCTATCAGTGTGTTCAGGACATAGAGGCGCTGAAGGCCTATCTGGCGCAATGCCGCGCGGCAGGTGTGTTTGCCGTCGATACGGAAACCGACTCGCTGTCGGCTACGGCGTCGGGTCTGGTCGGCGTTTCTCTGAGCTGCGCGCCGGGGTCGGGGGTCTATATCCCGCTGGCGCATCAGTCGGACGACGGCGGTCTGGCCCTGTCCGGGGATGAGTTGAAACAGATCGCTCTGGGTGAGGCGCTGGCCGAACTGAAGCCGCTGCTCGAAGACCCGACGGTGCTCAAGGTGGGGCAGAATATCAAATACGACCTGTCGGTCTTTGCGCGCTATGGCATCCGTGTCGCGCCTTATGACGACACCCTGCTGATCTCCTACGTGCTCGAAGGCGGCCTGCACGGGCACGGCATGGATGAGCTGTCGGAGCTGCATCTGGGCCACACGCCCATCCCGTTCAAGCAGGTGGCTGGCACGGGCAAGAGCGCCAAATCGTTCAAATTCGTCGATCTGAAACCCGCTACCGAATACGCCGCCGAAGACGCCGACATCACGCTGCGTTTGTGGCATGTGCTCAAGCCGCAACTGGCGCAAAAGCGGCTTCTGACCGTCTATGAGACGCTGGAACGCGCCATGCCGACGGTTCTGTCGGACATGGAACTGGCGGGCGTGCGCATCGACCCGCAGGTGCTGCGCCTTCTGTCGCAGGACTTTGGCGTGCGTATGGGCGAGATCGAGGCCGAGGCGCACACGGTGGCCGGCCATCCGTTCAATCTCAATTCGCCGCAACAACTGGGGGCCATCTTCTTCGATGAAATGGCCCTGCCGGGCGGCAAGAAGACCGCGACGGGGCAGTGGGCGACCGACGTCAAGGTGCTGGAAGAGATCGCCGAAAAGGGCACGCACGATCAGGGCCAGCGTCTGGCCCGCCTGCTGCTTGATTACCGGCAGATGGCCAAGCTGAAAGGCACCTATACGGATGCTTTGGTCGAATATGCCGATCCGAAGACGCACCGCATCCATACCTCCTACCAACTGGCGTCAACTACGACGGGCCGCCTGTCGTCCAACGAACCCAACCTGCAAAACATCCCGATCCGCACGCCGGAAGGGCGCAAGATCCGCACCGCCTTCGTGGCGCGTCCGGGGCATAAGCTGATCTCGGCCGACTACTCGCAGATTGAGCTGCGCCTGCTGGCCCATATCGGTGACATCGGCCAGCTCAAAAAGGCGTTTCAGGACGGCATTGACATCCACGCCCTGACGGCCTCGGAAATGTTTGGCGTGCCGGTCGAAGGTATGCCGTCCGAAGTGCGCCGCCGCGCCAAGGCTATCAATTTCGGCATTATCTACGGCATTTCGGCCTTTGGTCTGGGCAATCAGCTCGGCATCGACAATCAGGAGGCCGGTCGCTACATCAAGACCTATTTCGAGCGCTTCCCCGGCATCAAGGCCTATATGGACGCAGCGAAAGACCAGGTGAAGGCGACGGGCTATGTCGAAACCATCTTCGGCCGGCGCATCCACATCCCCGACATCCACGCCAAGTCGGCGGGCCAGCGCGCCTTTGCCGAGCGCGCGGCGATCAATGCGCCCATTCAGGGCACCGCCGCCGACATCATCCGCCGCGCCATGATCCGTATGCCGGGCGCGCTCGAAGCGGCGGGCCTGACCACCACCATGCTGCTTCAGGTGCACGACGAACTGATTTTCGAGGCCCCCGAAGCCGAGGTCGAGGCGGCCAAGGCGGTGATCGTCAAGGTGATGAAACACGCGGCCCTACCGGCGCTCGACATCTCCGTGCCGCTGGAGGTCGAAGCCAAGGCAGCCGACAACTGGGACGAGGCGCATTGA
- a CDS encoding type II toxin-antitoxin system RelE/ParE family toxin produces MIESFANRQTQQLFEGIAVKRMDAGLQKQALRRLIYLHAAISLDDLRVPPSNRLEALQGDRKGFYSIRVNDQWRIVFKWQDGKAYEVEFVDYH; encoded by the coding sequence ATGATTGAAAGCTTCGCCAATCGTCAGACCCAGCAATTGTTTGAGGGCATCGCCGTCAAGCGCATGGATGCCGGTTTGCAAAAGCAGGCACTTCGACGGTTGATCTACCTTCACGCCGCCATAAGCCTGGATGATCTGCGCGTTCCGCCGTCAAACCGGCTGGAAGCCCTGCAAGGTGATCGCAAAGGCTTCTATTCGATCCGCGTCAATGACCAATGGCGCATTGTCTTCAAATGGCAGGACGGCAAGGCCTATGAAGTCGAATTCGTGGACTATCACTGA
- a CDS encoding HigA family addiction module antitoxin — protein MTDYIDIDPPGVLLKEDFLDDLGIRPGTLAAAIKVDRAAIKAIIEGRRAITAEMALRLGLFLGTSPEFWLNLQKDYDLRKAKRERFDELKAQIEPLKVA, from the coding sequence ATGACGGACTATATCGACATCGACCCGCCGGGCGTCCTGCTGAAGGAAGACTTTCTGGACGATCTGGGCATCCGCCCCGGCACGCTGGCGGCGGCCATAAAGGTGGATCGCGCGGCCATCAAGGCCATTATCGAAGGCCGCCGCGCCATCACGGCAGAAATGGCGCTGCGCCTGGGCCTGTTCCTCGGCACCAGCCCGGAGTTCTGGTTGAACCTGCAAAAGGACTACGATCTGCGCAAGGCGAAGCGCGAACGGTTCGACGAGTTAAAAGCCCAGATCGAGCCGCTCAAGGTGGCGTGA
- a CDS encoding endonuclease domain-containing protein produces MSATDPKQIARARRFRKALTMPEWLLWERLKQRLDDGLVFRRQHPLGPYILDFYCKAARLCIEVDGAHHSLADRPQRDAERDRFVEAQGLEVYRIAAADVFADPDAVADGVRLKALERLDRS; encoded by the coding sequence TTGTCAGCCACAGATCCGAAGCAAATCGCCAGAGCGCGCCGGTTCCGCAAAGCCCTGACTATGCCCGAATGGCTGTTGTGGGAACGCCTGAAACAGCGCCTTGATGACGGTCTGGTCTTTCGGCGGCAGCATCCGTTAGGCCCGTACATTCTCGACTTCTATTGCAAGGCCGCACGCCTCTGTATCGAGGTCGATGGGGCGCACCACAGTCTGGCTGATCGCCCGCAACGCGATGCTGAGCGGGACCGGTTCGTCGAAGCGCAAGGTCTGGAAGTCTATCGGATTGCCGCTGCCGATGTGTTTGCCGATCCGGACGCGGTGGCTGACGGGGTGAGACTGAAGGCTCTGGAGCGGCTGGACAGGTCGTGA
- a CDS encoding lactoylglutathione lyase, translated as MRYLHTMVRVKDLDAALDFYCRGLGLFEVRRTVSEKGRFTLVFLAATLDSASATVNGGDRAAPHVELTYNWPDENGNVEDYTGGRNFGHLAYEVDDIYAACQHLMDMGVVINRPPRDGNMAFVRSPDGISIELLQKGAPKAPQEPWASMPNTGSW; from the coding sequence ATGAGATACCTGCACACCATGGTCCGCGTGAAGGATCTGGACGCGGCGCTCGATTTCTATTGTCGCGGTCTGGGTCTGTTTGAGGTGCGCCGCACGGTGAGCGAAAAGGGCCGCTTTACGCTGGTGTTTCTGGCCGCGACGCTTGATTCGGCCTCGGCGACCGTCAATGGTGGCGACCGTGCTGCGCCGCATGTCGAGCTGACCTATAACTGGCCCGACGAAAACGGCAATGTCGAAGACTATACGGGCGGGCGAAATTTCGGGCACCTGGCCTATGAGGTCGATGACATCTATGCCGCCTGTCAGCACCTGATGGATATGGGCGTGGTGATCAACCGCCCGCCGCGCGATGGCAATATGGCCTTTGTGCGCTCTCCGGACGGCATCAGCATCGAACTGCTGCAAAAGGGGGCACCCAAAGCCCCGCAGGAACCGTGGGCCAGTATGCCCAATACGGGGAGCTGGTAG
- a CDS encoding zinc-finger domain-containing protein, with amino-acid sequence MSTVPPPEVIYVDGHKVACNGGGGALGHPLVYLELGANGEVECGYCDRKFVHKDHAHEYQSPAPRPEGDH; translated from the coding sequence ATGAGCACCGTTCCTCCTCCCGAAGTCATCTATGTCGATGGTCACAAGGTCGCCTGCAATGGCGGCGGTGGCGCGCTGGGTCACCCGCTGGTTTATCTGGAACTGGGGGCCAATGGTGAGGTCGAATGCGGCTATTGCGACCGCAAGTTTGTGCATAAGGACCACGCGCACGAGTACCAAAGCCCGGCACCGCGCCCCGAAGGCGATCACTAA
- a CDS encoding OsmC family peroxiredoxin: MRRTATAQWRGDGMTGTGTLTTQSGAFTAQPYSFKTRFGDEDGKAGTNPEELIAAAHSGCFTMALSFALAKAGFTAELLETEAVVEVTPSEAGFSITAITLKLKAHVPGVSAEQFQELAAGAKANCPISKALASVPITLEATLA; encoded by the coding sequence ATGAGACGCACGGCAACAGCCCAGTGGCGCGGCGACGGCATGACCGGCACCGGCACGCTCACCACCCAAAGCGGCGCCTTCACGGCCCAGCCCTACAGCTTTAAGACCCGTTTCGGCGACGAAGACGGTAAGGCCGGGACCAATCCGGAAGAACTGATCGCAGCGGCGCATTCGGGGTGTTTTACCATGGCCCTGTCATTCGCCTTGGCCAAGGCTGGGTTCACGGCGGAACTGCTGGAAACCGAAGCCGTGGTTGAGGTCACGCCCTCCGAAGCGGGCTTTTCCATCACCGCCATCACGCTAAAACTGAAGGCCCATGTGCCGGGTGTGTCGGCGGAGCAGTTTCAGGAACTGGCCGCCGGGGCCAAGGCCAACTGCCCGATCTCCAAGGCGCTGGCCTCGGTGCCGATCACCCTGGAAGCGACGCTGGCCTAA
- a CDS encoding class II glutamine amidotransferase, producing the protein MCELLGMSANVPTDIRFSFTALAKRGGATGPHADGWGISFYEQKGCRNFHDPNPSATSELAALVRDYPIKSKTVIAHVRKANRGRVALENTHPFTRELWGRAWTFAHNGQLKGVKALPLSFFRPIGTTDSEHAFCWILDQLVRKYMDYPPARVLDKEVKRLFGELRKMGVFNALLTDGRSLYASCSKKLTYIQRRAPFGRATLIDAEMQVDFAQETTPNDKVIIIATQPLTHDEVWTAVEPGSSLIFRAGEVV; encoded by the coding sequence ATGTGCGAACTTCTGGGCATGAGCGCCAATGTGCCCACCGACATCCGCTTTTCCTTTACGGCCCTGGCCAAGCGCGGCGGAGCCACCGGTCCGCACGCCGATGGTTGGGGCATCAGCTTCTATGAGCAAAAGGGCTGTCGTAATTTTCACGACCCGAACCCGTCGGCGACGTCCGAGCTGGCGGCACTGGTGCGTGACTACCCCATAAAGTCCAAGACGGTCATCGCCCATGTGCGCAAGGCCAATCGCGGCCGCGTGGCGCTGGAAAACACCCACCCCTTCACCCGCGAACTGTGGGGCCGGGCGTGGACCTTTGCCCACAATGGGCAGCTCAAGGGCGTCAAAGCCCTGCCGCTGAGCTTTTTCCGCCCGATCGGCACAACCGACTCCGAACACGCCTTCTGCTGGATACTCGATCAACTGGTCCGCAAATATATGGATTATCCGCCGGCCCGGGTGCTGGACAAGGAGGTCAAGCGGCTGTTCGGTGAGCTGCGCAAGATGGGCGTTTTCAATGCCTTGCTGACCGATGGACGGTCGCTTTACGCCAGTTGCTCAAAGAAGCTGACCTATATTCAGCGCCGCGCGCCGTTTGGTCGCGCCACCCTGATCGACGCCGAGATGCAGGTCGATTTCGCGCAGGAAACCACACCGAACGACAAGGTCATCATCATCGCCACCCAGCCCCTCACCCACGACGAGGTGTGGACAGCGGTCGAGCCGGGATCATCGCTGATTTTCCGCGCAGGCGAGGTGGTTTAA
- a CDS encoding quinone oxidoreductase family protein — protein MTTAIRVHQTGGPEVLSVEQIEVGDPGPAEARVRHTAIGVNFIDTYFRSGLYKTALPFVPGNEGAGIVEAVGEGVDVVKPGDRVVYSATPGGYAQQRLIAADKLIPIPDGLSDEVAAAAFLKGLTAQYLLRRTFRVGPGHTILIHAAAGGVGLIAGQWARALGATVIGTAGSEAKIELARQNGYEHLINYRTEDFVARVLEITDGRKVDVVYDSVGKDTFDGSLDVLKPLGLMVSFGQSSGAVPPVDISVLNTKGSLFLTRPSVFGYNRDRATLLESAADLFDVILNGKVRVRIDQRFALTEARAAHEALESRATTGSTLLIP, from the coding sequence ATGACCACAGCCATTCGGGTGCATCAAACCGGCGGACCGGAGGTTCTCAGCGTCGAACAGATCGAGGTCGGCGATCCGGGGCCCGCTGAGGCGCGGGTGCGTCACACTGCCATTGGCGTCAACTTCATCGACACCTATTTCCGTTCGGGGCTCTATAAGACCGCCCTGCCCTTTGTGCCGGGGAATGAAGGCGCGGGCATTGTCGAGGCGGTGGGCGAAGGCGTCGATGTCGTCAAACCCGGCGACCGGGTGGTCTATTCGGCGACGCCTGGCGGCTATGCGCAACAACGCCTGATCGCTGCCGACAAGCTGATCCCCATTCCCGATGGCCTTAGCGACGAAGTGGCGGCGGCGGCCTTTCTCAAAGGATTGACCGCGCAGTATCTGTTGCGCCGCACCTTTCGCGTCGGGCCGGGACATACGATCTTGATCCACGCGGCGGCCGGGGGCGTCGGGCTGATCGCCGGGCAATGGGCCAGGGCGCTGGGGGCCACGGTGATCGGCACCGCCGGTTCTGAGGCCAAGATCGAACTGGCGCGCCAGAATGGCTACGAGCACCTGATCAACTACCGCACCGAAGATTTCGTCGCGCGCGTTCTGGAGATTACGGATGGCCGCAAGGTCGACGTGGTCTATGACTCGGTGGGCAAGGATACGTTCGACGGATCGCTGGATGTGCTCAAGCCGTTGGGCCTGATGGTGTCGTTCGGACAGTCGTCGGGCGCCGTGCCGCCGGTCGATATTTCGGTGCTGAATACGAAGGGTTCGCTGTTCCTGACGCGGCCTTCGGTGTTTGGCTATAACCGCGACCGGGCAACGCTACTTGAGTCCGCTGCGGACCTGTTTGACGTCATCCTGAACGGCAAGGTCCGTGTACGGATTGATCAGCGTTTTGCGCTGACCGAGGCGCGCGCGGCCCACGAAGCGCTGGAGAGCCGCGCCACCACCGGCAGCACCTTGCTTATCCCTTAA
- a CDS encoding pyridoxamine 5'-phosphate oxidase family protein, whose product MTTLYGQEARERIWSLIKDTKVAMLATHAVTGLLHARPMMPQIRRPEDKAFDGVLWFFTGADTGKMAEIDANPAALLTFSDPKGHNYVALNGTVSISRDPAIIDELWSAADKAWFPGGKDDPNLRLLRFDASEAEFWDSPGLIAAGIAFLQALATGERADPGDHGHADLDIPDLAPHTDHKANPLALTPRDPVG is encoded by the coding sequence ATGACGACCCTGTATGGCCAAGAGGCCCGCGAACGCATCTGGTCCCTGATCAAGGACACCAAGGTGGCCATGCTGGCGACGCACGCCGTGACCGGCCTGCTGCACGCGCGGCCCATGATGCCGCAGATCCGCCGCCCGGAAGACAAGGCCTTTGACGGTGTGCTGTGGTTTTTCACCGGGGCCGACACGGGAAAGATGGCGGAAATCGACGCCAATCCGGCAGCGCTGCTGACCTTTTCCGACCCCAAGGGTCACAACTATGTCGCCCTGAACGGCACGGTGAGCATCAGTCGCGACCCGGCCATTATCGACGAACTGTGGTCGGCGGCCGATAAGGCGTGGTTCCCCGGCGGCAAGGACGACCCCAACCTGCGCCTGCTGCGGTTCGACGCCAGCGAGGCCGAATTCTGGGACAGCCCCGGTCTGATTGCGGCCGGCATCGCCTTCCTTCAGGCCCTGGCCACGGGCGAACGCGCTGACCCCGGCGACCACGGCCATGCCGATCTCGACATTCCCGATTTGGCTCCGCACACAGACCATAAGGCCAATCCGCTCGCCCTCACGCCGCGCGATCCAGTGGGTTAA